TCGGAGGAAGGACACTTTATCGTAAGCTACTCTTCTCGTTCTTACTCCGGCATGGCTGCTCTCGTTCTGGTAAAAGATTAAGCGACCTCCAAACTTCTTTTCTAACAAAAGCTTTCGTATAAAACATCAAGTTTCGTGCTGTCATGAACTCGCAGAATTAAGTGCGGCGAGCAAACCTTCGGCTGTCTAGAAGACAGCTCTGAGGGGCTAGCTGCTACAACATtttggaaacaatgaataactgcgcaaaaaggacgggacaagagagaagaatcacaccagacaagcgctgactaacaactggtttactgcaccaacgcctccttctttcgacaacaaagcgcatgcgcaccaaccacaaagacaaaagccataatcatctcgtcaatccaagaaactccaactccttgcggtaccgGTGTATGGAAGCCTCATTAACACATTTGTCAGGTCCTAATCTCGTAGGCTGTCATGGGTTAAAAAATTCATTACCGTTGGCAGTGTGAGGGAAGCTTTTGTTTTCTCTTCAACCAGTTAATTAGTGTCGTGATATGAAAGTGTCCAGAAGATAAAACACATGATAGTACATTGTTAATTACTACCTGCTCTCTGCACCATGCTGGTCTGTATAGAAGTAAAAGATCGTTATTTCACCGCTACAATGCTCAGACCCTCGCCGGAGTGTTCTGTTTGCTGGTTAGTGTGGTAAAGGCACGCTGAACGTGACTGTGATGCCCACTATATTAAGAGAGTGGCGTTCCAAGACTGCACCTATGCCTTTTTTAAAAGAGAAGACAAATTGGATAAGCCAGAAAGTTGCGCAAAAGTTAGCAAGTGTAGCGTCGCGCTTTGGAATTCCGGTAACTGCGCCAGGATGCGGGAATCTCTCGTGTCCAGTAAATTCAAAAGTTCAAGCCAAGCACAGTGTATCAGAGTAGTTCGTGCTCTTTTCAGAACTGTGAGCTCATCGTAAGCACGGAAGCTGAGAAACTAAGCTTGATGGCTAATCATATGGCGGCGCCATGTACTTACTGATAATGTTATAAACGGCCCAATGAGAAACGGGAAGATTGGCATCGTTTTCAATCGGCTCCTGTAATTGGTCGAGACATTCGCAGTTCCACGCGGTTTACCAAGAGCATAAATTCGTAGAAATTCCGTAAGAGCTGCGTTGTTTCTAGACGCTATGAATCtgggaaaaataataataatattaattggttttggggaaaggaaatggcgcagtatctgtctcatatatcgttggacacctgaaccacgccgtaagggaagggataaaggagggagtgaaagaagaaaggaagacgaggtgccgtagtggagggctccggaataatttcgaccacctgggaaaaATGCCCAAACTTGTTTTCCAATATCTAGGAAGTCATCTTTTAGTACAAAATAAACCCGGTAAGTGTTCCCGAATACATACCTATTTGTCTAGCGTAGTTACTTGCTTCGATTAATTGTTTTTATTGCCGTTTAAGGTAAATATTAAAGCAACCTTACTCACGTGTAGAGTCCCACGGGCGTTACTCTTCatgagagaatgctgtgaaagatTGAACAAACCAATTAGTGACATTTAAGACACTCGCCTAAAAGACGTCAAGGTACGTTTGATGTTATGAGTTTTTCTGGCAGCTTTGACCTCACAGCGCCATggaaaaacgcatttttttttgacTGCGTAAGACGGAGTCGTTGACaaaattttcaaacatttttaCCGAAGAGAAGCCAATTACCAAGGAAAGGGAAATCTTGTATAAATTCTATCACCGGTGTGcatccggcggcactggagattgaACCCCGAACCTtctgcatgcgaggcggaggcTGAAATCGCTAGGTCATCGCTGTGAGTGCAAGCTATATTTCggtaatccataacagcgcgacagacgggccagagaagagaggacacaaaacagagcgctaactcacaactaaaacgtttattggccgccagccagtataaatactgccctggtggccgggaagaaaacaagcacgcttgacttgcgtggcAATCAAAATCGCCAGTACATCAATCACATGTCAACAGGTAAGAGATACGTGGGAGatatcaccgctacagcaggcacaaaatttgcattcacaagttagcattcacaatcaaggcAACGGTGTTCCTTACCTGACAGTGCTACAGAGGGAGTACTGATACATTGGTCTGAGGtgctagctatcaggtgggcttctaatATTTCTCTAGCCAGCGATTCGCGGTTCTTTGCTATCACAGAGCATTCATTGTAGAGTGGAGTACAGGCTTCAGAGTCGTCATTGTCTTCCTCGTCTTCGTCATCTTCGCActgtctgcaatgttttgctacgtggcctgtgggggcgacacgagagacattgTATTCGTGCTCCTtcaatctttcgttaacacatcggctagtttggccgatgtaacacttgCCCCATGACGAAGGCAGATAATAATCAActccttcctggcaaggcacgaattgtttcgcgtgccttatcaagcagctgtcTGGTATTCTTTCGACTGCATTTACTTTTCTGGCCAGactagacagtcgcttaggcgccgagaagaccacTTGAACGCCACCATGTTTCTCAATTCTTTTCAAGTTGCgcgagacttggtgcagatatGGTACCAGGGCAATCCTTTTCttttttgacccgccgcggtggctcagtggttagggcgctcgactacagatccggagctcccgggttcgaacccgaccgcggcggctgcgtttttatggaggaaaaacgcaaaggcgcccatgtgctgtgcgatgtcagtgcacgttaaagatcaccaggtggtcgaaattattccggagccctccactacggtacctttcttccttctttcactccctcccttatcccttcccatacggcgcggttcaggtgtccaacgatatatgagacagatactgcgccatttcctttcccaaaaagaccaattatatatattataAAGCTCGGATTTGAAAGGATAGGTGAAGCAagacaagaggaaaagaaaaggattGCCGTGGTACCATATCTGCAGCAAGTCTCGCACAACTtaaaaagaattgggaaacatggTGGCGTTGAAGTGGTCTcctcggcgcctaagcgactgtctagtCTGGCCAGAAAAGTAAATGCAGTCGAAAGAATACCAgacagctgcttgataaggcacgcgaaacaattcgtgccttgccaggaaggagTTGATTATTATCTGCCTTCGTCATGTGGTaagtgttacatcggccaaactggccgatgtgttaacgaaagattgaAGGAGCACGAATAcaatgtctctcgtgtcgcccccacaggccacgtagcaaaacattgcagacagTGCGAAGATGACGAAGACGAGGAAGACAATGACGACTCTGAAGCCTGTACTCCACTCTACAATGAATGCTCTGTGATAGCAAAGAACCGCGAATCGCTGGCTAGAGAAATattagaagcccacctgatagctaggacctcagaccaatgtatcagtactccctctgtagcactgtcagataaggaacaccgttaccttgattgtgaatgctaacttgtgaatgcaaattttgtgcctgctgtagcggtgatatCTCCCACGTATCTCTTACCTGTTGACACGTGATTGATGTACTGGCGATTTTGAttgtcacgcaagtcaagcgtgcttgttttcttcccggccaccagggcagtatttatacaGGCTGGCGGCCAATAAGCGTTTTAGTTGTgagtgagcgctctgtgttgtgtcctctcttctgtgtcccgtctatcgcgctgttatggattatcgtcagcaccaactcgcccaacaaatggtattgtcgataAATTTCGGAAATGGGAAGTGCGTGGCGTACATTTCCATATATGCCTAGGCCAACTGTATTTAATGCCAATCTTGGAAAACCCCGAAATTGGCAGGAAGGAGCCCGGAGATATCCACACATCATTTTCTTAAAGATAGGCGGAAATATTAAACAGCAAAGTAAGGTACATTGGAGCAGGCACACACCCATCAGATAAGCAGATATatattaatttcattttttttcattttttgagaAAATTTGCAGGTACTAAATTTTCTTACCTTGCTGAGACACCACCAGTTGCGTTCTGCGTGTTGTCTGGTTGCCCGTACTAGAACAAGAATAAATGAAAAGGTTAAGAACACCACATCATCTAATATGAAAATATTCGCGCGAATTTCAAGAACAAAGCCAAGCGTGGAATCTGAAACCTGTGCTCTCGCGACGATGGTTCGGCGATCGagatgttttgcttgtaagcacAAAAAAAGGTGAGATTTCAACGAAGCTTAAGCTTCTTCGGCTGCAATTAATTGCTAGTAATGACGAAATACACTGTAGCGTAATAACACTTGTGAATTTATTATTATCACAAATGGTGGAAATCAACTGTAAATCTTACAGTACGGCTCGCTTATGAGACGCAGTGCAGCCATGGTCCCCACGAACATTTGTACCCCGGTTACTCGCTGATAAGGTGGCTGCATTTGTCAGACATTTTGTGAAGGCCTTCTAGTTTTAACATATTTTCCTTGCTTTAACTCTTTCGCAAACGTACCATGTGCTCCGACGTACTTCTCACGACAACCCTGTATAAAACACACTGTAGTGTTAAAAGTGCCGTGCTTTACTATTATCTATAAGTGCTGCAAATAATATACACCTCCGTAAAGTGGCAGTTTGACGCAGCGTACCCAATCTGTAAGAGATTGTGTGAAGAAAATAGAAGATTTCATGAAATTTCCTTCGGGGAGCCTCCAACAATCAATGCAAATAGTAAACTCCATATTTGGAACAATTTCCTATGCCGTAGAGAGACATCCAATCATTCATTGTACGCAGGGCATTAATCTCAGTGAAAATTATTTGTTATGTGTCCTGTAACTATGTGTCCTAAAATGGTTTAAATGTAACACTGATATTGTTTCATGTTTGTCCGGACCGAAAGCAATAGCATTCGCAATGAGGTCACCGACACGATAATTCTGCACATCTGCAGTTCTTGTCAAAAGTGAATGCAAAGGATAATCGACGATGACAGAGACTTTATACTAGTCGTCCCTCTCTTGCCTTTGTAAACACCGAAGGTTCTACTCATGTTTGATAAAAAATAATGTATGCTAAGTTTCGCGTCAGAATTTGGCAGAAGCCAAATCCTTTCATACGGCCTTAATTGAGGCAATATAACCAAAGCCGTCTTCATGATCTATCCAGGAACGCGTGCTACCAAAACAAGTCAGGAATGTGACCTAAAAGCCAgttcctacccgccgcggtggctcagtggttaaggtgccgggctactgatccggagttcccgggttcgaacccgaccgcggcggctgcgtttttatggaggaaaaacgcaaaggcgcccatgtgctgtgcgatgtcagtgcacgttaaagatcaccaggtggtcgaaattattccggagccctccactacggcacctctttcttactttcttctttcacttcctccttcatctcttcccttacggcacggttcaggtgtccaacgatatacgagacagatactgcgccatttcctttaatataataataataataataattggtaacAGTAAATGCGCTTGTCGCAATCACAAGAACGTCGGCCTAGCCACGGTCCTTACGTCCTGGTTGACTGCAACtggtataccccccccccccccccccccccccacggacCTCGAAGATGGCGGGGTCGTACTCCTCCACGTAGTCGATAACCGAGTAGCGGATGATCTTTTCTTCCCCACACGACACCAGGCCGACCAGAGGCACGAGCGGACAGGGACCGCGGCTTGCAGGCTGGTCGTCACAGTACGGAGAGACTGCGCTGTTTCCTGCACGGGTGTAGCTCTGTGAGGTTGCTGTATCTGTTTATAGAACCACTTTTAGTACGTATGCTGATGGGCTGCTTACACGCTTCAGTGCTTGAATGCAGCCAGCGCAACCCCTACATTCATAGGCGCTAAAGCATTTCAGAGCTTGAATGCAGCCAGGCAATTCCGTGTATTCATGCGTTTTAAGCACTGAAGTACTTGAATGCAACAGGAAGTAAATTGAAGTTCGTCGTGCATCATATAGAGAATAGGAAACAGAATCTTCCCTTTAAAGTGCCTTTAAAGTTACCACAACGCAAACAACGTTTTCCAACCCTCATGTCAAGTAGGGCAGCATGCGCTAAAACGCAGAGTTGCATGAAAACAAGAAATTAGAAAACCATTTGTTTCGTCTAAGAACAGTACAGAAAATCAACTACAAAGCAAAACTTTACGCTTGCTTTTTTTAAATAGTTGTGTGCAATGCAACTATTGTAATGCTTATAACATAAAGCCCGAAGCTACACCAAACAGCATCAGTATGAATCGTTACTTTTAAACGTTGTTGAGCATCGATGTCACTCATTTGCTTAACTTTCCTTACGCACTGCTGTCCATGCTACAACATAGGTAAAATCGCTTCTTACATGTTTTCGACATTTTATTCAAATTCTCGATACCTAACGTTTGAAGAGATAATCCATAAAAAAAGGGAGAAAGACTTTGATGTCTGGCCAATCCGACGTCACACAAACCACATGTCGCATTGGTACTCACTGCTCCAGGTGATGCTGTTGGTGCACTGGTAAGTCTCTCCGTTGGCAACGACAATCACGTCAGTCTCCCATTCCTCTTCGTTGCCGGTTCTTTGCGTCAGCCTCTGTTCGAAAAGGATGTGCATTGAGGGCTTCAAGTCCGCGATGAATACGGCAACCGGCTACTGCCCTTCAGTTCTTTGAGTGTCAAGTAGTTATGTAACATGACGTCGTTTAAAATACACTTATTTTCCTACTTTTGGCTACTTTACTCATCACCAGAGCTCTCAAGCAAATGTATGCTGGTTACGAAAAAGTTGCCTTCAATACATATGCAAAATATTAGCATAGCAACGGAACTGATTGACCAGATGGTGCATCGAATGCCTTTCTTTCCGAAGCTTCCCGCCTCttcgcagtgttttttttttctcatggctAAAAACGGAGATTTCCGACTACACGAAACCTGTGTAGTTTTGAGGAAAGCCTGAGTACGCTGTTAGTAATTTTGCCACTAGCACACCATCTACTAATGAACTGCTTGCAGCTGCATGATAGCCATGGTCATCAACTCCGCAATATACAATACTGGCGTCGGTGTACGCATAATGTGCTAACGAATTCTTATTTCAAACGACACTAGGCAGAGGACGGAAAAAGAAAAAGCTCCGAGAAGCTTGATTTGCCTgggccctttttcttttctcttacaTGTGCACTTCCTTTGTTCTGCATTCGAGGAACACAAAAAGGAAACTCTGTATAGGGTGTCACTTCCTTTATAAAGTCCGCAAATTTAGCTTCTCTGCGAGAACACTTCTTGGGATGAACTTCAGGAGACTGACATGAATTTTCCAAGATTGCAGGACTAAGCGCGAAAACGAAGCACAAGACCAAGAATGAGGAAAGGACCGAGCGCTGAACTATCAACTTTGATTTGGAAAACGAGGCGGTGCAGAATTTAAGAGGGGCCCTGTCAGGCCACGTAATCACGGAAATTATAAACGGGAATCATCAAGAAACAAACAAATGATGAGAAATACCTCAAATACAGCGAAGCCTTGCGTGTTTACAGGAAGAAAAcacatgccgccgcggtggctcagtggtcatggcacacggctgctgacccgtaagatgcggattcgaacccggccgcgatggtcgaatttcgatggaggcgaaattatagaggcccgtgtactgtgcgatttcagtgcacgttaaagtacccaaggtagtcgagatttccggagcccttcactacggcgtccctcatagcctcagtcgctttgagacgttaaacacccgtaaaccaaaccaaaccaagaaaGGAAACAGACTCagaacaaggcaaaaaaaaaggataacATGTTCTGTCTCAGCGTTATGAAAGGCTGGGAAGATAAAAGAAGTTAAGCCCACCTTGTTGTCTCCAGTGAATCGGATCAGCGAATCAGGCTGGTCAAACACCTTCCGCCCGCTAGCTGTGCGAAAGGTCACAGGGAAATACGGGTCGTCTTTCTCAGCTTCCGGTATCCCTCTGGTAACCCGAGGCTGCGCTGTGCCTCCTGCGGACAACCAGGAAAGCATCAGAGTCGCATCAATGCGATAACCACAAAAAACTTGCATCAATCGCAGTGTTATTTGCTGGGAAgtatagaaaaaaaagttttcatcgtGCTCAGTTCGTGTTTGTCGGCGAAGGTCTTTCCCTCCTTTGTACTCACCGCGACAAGGATTGAACAAAACCATTTTCATGGCATTGTTCATTCATCCACTTTGGTTGACTGCCTGAGTATTCTCAATTTTCAAAACCTAGATTTACAAGGAGCTACCACCCATTGTATGTATCACCTATTCACGCACGCACGAACGTGTTcaaattgagtttttttttttttttagtgttatcGAATGGTGAAATTCTTTACCCGGTGATGTACGCTCGCTGGAATCAAACTTATTCTTCAGTATTGTTACAAATCGGTAATTAGTCTGTTGAGTTATTGTCCTGTATTTTAATGCTGTTGACTATTGAATATGTTGTCCCTCTCTTTTTTTCCTCCCAGTCCTACAGTAGCACCACCGGGGCTgaagtatatgtaaataaattaaCAAATGAGACTGTAAAGTTCGAATTCGTCCCCATCCAGGAACCCTTCTTTAATTCTATTCGGTGCACCACCGCACATTGAGTACTCTTGCAAATTCTCGCTGATTAGCGAGCAGACAAAACTAGTTCACTAATGCAGGCGAATGCTAGTCAATTTCAGAGATCGTGAACAATCAGTTGTCTCAAATACAGCTGCATTTTTTTGCACCTAACTTCGCACGAATGCACCTAATCCAGCTAAGTTCTTTTAATCAGATCTGTCTAGTGTGATGATTGCATCCAGATAGTTCATGCTGGACGTTGCGGGCCGCAGAGGAAGACACATAAAGTAACCATGGTGGGCAAAAAATTATCACTCCGAAGAATATGCCATATGTAGTAGCGTGGCGCAGCCAATTTCTCTTCTCTGCTCTGTTTGAGGGTTTGAATTCTGGGTGTGTCCTTTTCCTCTGCTCTGCCGCGGCTCCGCGTCTACAGAACTGGTTGGCTCATAGCTCACCCTGAGACACGTGAAGGACGTCTCTGCCGAAGTCGTAATGTTTGGTGGTGTTGACGCCATGCAACCGGCAGGACACATACAAGTGGTTGCCCGGAGCATGGCTCTCGCTGGAGTACGCCACCGTGCATGAGCTAAGGCCCTCGTCAAACCACGGCTTGTACATCACATTCATCTTGAAGTAGGAACTCAGAGACGGCGTAGCCGGTATACGCAGACCTGCGCAAAAGATACACGCCTTGTCACAGAGGGTACAGCGGAGTTTGCTGCTTCTCAAGCGTATGATGTGAAGTAGCTGTTGCATGGTTGTTGTCAAACTCATGAATTTTgcgtttaaaaaaattggcagtggtttaacttGGCCAGCCTTGGAATTCagcaaaaagcaagcacgcttgctaagcgtctgaggctcgtccatgacacctccgctacacgctcgctaCAGCCGTCCTATATATGTCCACACGACCacatggctatgacgtggtatcacatggcctTGCGaaacccccatcggatgtcatcactcggcttcacatcaccccatcgaatggtcttaaggtcaaaggtcaacccgtAGGTCACCATATGTCATAGGTGCACTAATGGCCATGGATCATGATCAGGGGTCAAGGGCTCGACACCATAaatgtaccacatatggtcatacacagcTACCCTTCGTTGGGCTGAAGGTccttcaaggtcgttgtgctgcctacccgaagaatGCTTTACGTAGCATAGtgaggcttttcgcttcaataagccCGTGGAGTTTATTCATCGATTCCGCTTCATAACAAAGTATACGTTTTAAGCAGCGGCTGCTATCTCAAGGATGTGCTCGCAGTTTTCGTGTATATCCTAGTCACTCGTCTCAGCGACTAAGCGCATTCACTGAGGCTGCGAAAAATGCCAGAGAATATCGAAGAGAATGGTTTCTTTTACTGCAGTACACGATGGCTGAAAAGCCGCTTTTGTTCGGCAAAGGAGAACAGCATTTGAATTGAGACGTATTAGATAAGGCAGTAGACCTGCTTGAAACAGTATGGTGAACAATTCATCCTGCAGGTCATTTACAGTGGCATTAACTGCTCCCCCATATTTTTCGTTAAAAAAAAGATTTCTTCTGCTTCGTCCATTCTTGGAAGAAGAATGAGCTTGTTCGCATGAACACTGCTTGTTCCTTAAATTGGAAAATGACAGTGTATGTTCCACTGACTGTACGAAACACCGTACACGGCCCTTACACGCAAGCAAGGAAGCTTTTCACACACAGTTGCTATGCGACACTTAGTGAGCAAGCCAGTCTTAAAGCGCCCTggaatgtttcgtttttttttaacaacAAGCAAAATTGCAGTCCTGATGTTCGAAAGACACGCGGCCGCGTCAACATGAGATAAATCGGCACTTCTCTATACTGCCGACAAGATTTTTGCAGGGGTTCTTCGTTCAGAGTGTTTTTGTGCCAGGGATGCATGCCGCTGTTTggaaaataaaaaatgtttttttttttttggggggggggaagaaaataacgcagtatctgtctcacatatctcggtggacacccaaatctcgctgtaagggaagagataaaggagagagtgaaaggagaaaggaagaaagaggtgccgtagtggagggctccagaataatttcgcccgcctggggatatttaacgtgaactggcatcgcacaacacacgggcgccttttgcgtttagcctccatcgagacgcggccgccgcggtcgggttcgaacccgggtgctccggaacagtagccgagtgctctaaccactcagccactgcagcgggttAACAGGTAAGCTTATGTACTAAGATTTCGGCGCTAGTTAAAGAATTCTAGGTGGCCTCAATAAAACCGGAAAAGCAAACTACGCCGAGACACGTACCAGTTCTTTCGGTATTGAGCCGCAAATGTTCTGCattatttttactttttccttGAATAGTCCACGAATTCCTCAACAGCTGACCAATATTCTGGCTCCCGGAAGGCTATTCTAGTTGTTATTGTGACTTAAGCTGGTTTTTGTCTTACACGATGAGTCTTCGTGTGTTTCTATTTTGTTGTTCCCGCGACAAAGAGAATGGTACCAAAAGGAAAAATGcatgggaacagcagaagcgtgGCTCGGCATATGGAACAATGGAAACAACACACAATGCACTCACGACAACTCTGCGAAGATTTCTTTAACAGACAGGAATTACCGATACGATATGCGTATCGATATTGTGGCTATGTTGTTGGAAATACCAGCTTTTTGAGCACTTCCGCACCAGACTATCATTTGCAGGGAGTCATGCATCAATTTATTAGCACAGCCATTACCAGGCAACTTCTGCAGCTTTCTTGTGCAACGCCAcggaattttatttttttttaccgaatTAAATTAGGTCGACAATTGAGGTGGTTGCGTGAATCGCGAAAGAAAATCGCTCAAATTATTGGGCCAGTTCCGCTTGTAAAGCGCTGTTTATTAGCAGCACGTTTCAGCTTCAAGGTTCCGGCGCTCAGCTGCaaaccggaaagacgcgggttcgatctcggccgtggtggtcgaatttcgatgtaggcgataTTCATGCAATAGTGCTGAAAACACGTTTCGAAGAGCGTGGGGTATGGAGTTTTACGTGCCTAAGCCATGCTGCGGGCTATGGGACATGGCTAGAGCGGGGTTATCCCGATTAATCTCGACACATGCTGCACTAAGTCCGCCCGAACAAAGCTTAGCGCTCTGCTTGTTCGCATTTATACTCCGTCGCGCATAGTGCCCACCGCAGCCGGGA
This portion of the Amblyomma americanum isolate KBUSLIRL-KWMA chromosome 10, ASM5285725v1, whole genome shotgun sequence genome encodes:
- the LOC144108831 gene encoding uncharacterized protein LOC144108831 isoform X2 → MYAGVAVSLVLACQYLTVSGLRIPATPSLSSYFKMNVMYKPWFDEGLSSCTVAYSSESHAPGNHLYVSCRLHGVNTTKHYDFGRDVLHVSQGGTAQPRVTRGIPEAEKDDPYFPVTFRTASGRKVFDQPDSLIRFTGDNKRLTQRTGNEEEWETDVIVVANGETYQCTNSITWSRNSAVSPYCDDQPASRGPCPLVPLVGLVSCGEEKIIRYSVIDYVEEYDPAIFEYGQPDNTQNATGGVSASILS
- the LOC144108831 gene encoding uncharacterized protein LOC144108831 isoform X1, which encodes MYAGVAVSLVLACQYLTVSGLRIPATPSLSSYFKMNVMYKPWFDEGLSSCTVAYSSESHAPGNHLYVSCRLHGVNTTKHYDFGRDVLHVSQGGTAQPRVTRGIPEAEKDDPYFPVTFRTASGRKVFDQPDSLIRFTGDNKRLTQRTGNEEEWETDVIVVANGETYQCTNSITWSRNSAVSPYCDDQPASRGPCPLVPLVGLVSCGEEKIIRYSVIDYVEEYDPAIFEYGQPDNTQNATGGVSASTLFLGL